From Pseudovibrio sp. Tun.PSC04-5.I4, a single genomic window includes:
- the typA gene encoding translational GTPase TypA — translation MKLRNIAIIAHVDHGKTTLIDVLLRQSGVFRENQRTQDRMMDSNDIERERGITILAKNTSLVWNNTRINIVDTPGHADFGGEVERILHMVDGVVLLVDAAEGPMPQTKFVLGKALKLGLKPIVAINKIDKPEQRADEVLDEVFDLFGALDANEEQLDFPVVYGSAKQEWMALEATGPQESMAPLFDMILDHVKEPESEEGEFRLLATTIESDPFLGRILTGRIASGVATPNMSVKSLTRDGEVVETGRISKVLAFRGLERQAIEEGVAGDIVSIAGLTKTTVADTIVAPQVTVPILAQPIDPPTLSMMFRVNDGPLAGTEGSKVQSRVIRERLMKEAEGNVALKIAETAEADAFIVSGRGELLLAILIENMRREGFELCVGRPRVVYQEDANGKRLEPIEEVIIDVDEEYTGAVVQKLTERKAELLEMRPSGGGRTRLVFHSPTRGLIGYQAELMSDTRGSAIFNRVFYEYAPFKGAIQGRNTGVLLSNGDGHAVAFALFNLEDRGPMMISPGTKVYQGMIIGEHTRGNDLEVNVLKGKQLTNMRSSGKDDAVKLTTPINLSLEGALSYIAEDELVEVTPDSIRLRKALLDPHDRKRAGRASNKAT, via the coding sequence ATGAAACTTCGCAATATTGCGATCATCGCCCACGTTGACCACGGCAAAACGACCCTGATCGACGTCCTGTTGAGACAGTCCGGCGTCTTCCGCGAGAATCAACGCACCCAAGACCGCATGATGGACTCCAACGACATCGAGCGTGAACGTGGCATCACCATCCTTGCTAAGAACACCTCGCTGGTTTGGAACAACACACGTATCAACATCGTTGACACCCCAGGTCATGCCGATTTCGGTGGTGAAGTAGAACGTATTCTACACATGGTGGATGGCGTTGTTCTTCTTGTTGATGCTGCTGAAGGTCCGATGCCTCAGACGAAATTCGTGCTCGGCAAAGCGCTTAAGCTTGGCCTGAAGCCAATCGTTGCGATCAACAAAATTGATAAGCCAGAACAGCGTGCTGACGAAGTTCTGGATGAAGTGTTCGATCTCTTCGGCGCGCTGGACGCAAACGAAGAGCAGCTCGACTTCCCTGTCGTCTACGGTTCTGCAAAACAGGAATGGATGGCTCTGGAAGCCACTGGTCCTCAGGAATCCATGGCACCTCTTTTCGACATGATCCTCGATCATGTTAAAGAGCCAGAGTCTGAAGAAGGCGAATTCCGCCTGTTGGCAACAACCATTGAATCAGATCCGTTCTTGGGTCGTATTCTCACAGGTCGCATCGCCTCCGGTGTTGCAACACCAAACATGTCGGTTAAATCACTGACACGTGATGGTGAAGTTGTCGAAACTGGTCGTATCTCCAAGGTCCTCGCATTCCGTGGTCTTGAGCGTCAGGCAATTGAAGAAGGCGTCGCAGGCGACATCGTCTCTATTGCTGGTCTTACAAAGACCACTGTTGCAGATACAATCGTTGCGCCACAGGTCACCGTGCCAATTTTGGCACAGCCAATCGATCCGCCAACACTGTCCATGATGTTCCGCGTGAACGATGGCCCTCTTGCAGGCACCGAAGGTTCTAAAGTTCAGTCCCGCGTTATCCGCGAACGTCTGATGAAAGAAGCTGAAGGTAACGTCGCCCTGAAGATCGCAGAAACTGCAGAAGCAGATGCTTTCATCGTATCAGGTCGTGGCGAATTGCTGCTGGCAATTCTTATTGAAAACATGCGCCGTGAAGGCTTCGAACTTTGTGTCGGCCGCCCACGCGTTGTTTATCAGGAAGACGCAAACGGCAAGCGCCTTGAGCCAATCGAAGAAGTCATCATCGACGTCGACGAAGAATACACCGGTGCTGTTGTTCAAAAGCTTACAGAACGCAAAGCCGAATTGCTTGAAATGCGCCCATCCGGCGGCGGACGTACGCGTCTGGTATTCCACTCTCCGACCCGTGGCCTTATTGGTTACCAGGCTGAGTTGATGTCAGATACGCGCGGTTCCGCAATCTTCAACCGTGTATTCTATGAATACGCGCCGTTCAAAGGCGCAATTCAAGGCCGTAACACGGGCGTTCTTCTCTCCAATGGCGATGGTCACGCAGTTGCGTTTGCACTGTTTAACCTCGAAGATCGTGGTCCAATGATGATTTCTCCAGGTACTAAAGTGTACCAGGGCATGATCATTGGTGAACACACACGCGGAAACGACTTGGAAGTTAACGTGTTGAAGGGCAAGCAGCTCACCAACATGCGTTCCTCCGGTAAGGATGATGCAGTCAAGCTGACGACTCCGATCAATCTGAGCCTTGAAGGCGCACTTTCTTACATCGCGGAAGATGAACTCGTGGAAGTCACTCCCGATTCCATTCGTCTGCGTAAAGCACTGCTTGACCCGCATGACCGTAAACGTGCTGGTCGCGCATCAAACAAAGCTACTTAA